A single window of Cygnus olor isolate bCygOlo1 chromosome 10, bCygOlo1.pri.v2, whole genome shotgun sequence DNA harbors:
- the BSN gene encoding protein bassoon isoform X2, protein MQRALGMDMTTAPRSKSQQQLHSPSPSPSHSPAKLPAGQEKTPAPTQTSARPGATTAVPLPETQKPQAAAPQKEQHGQPKAAAPQEAARSSPQHHQAKPSSSEQRKAVGDPKPPAPGAGAPEQPQEGLTGKLFGFGASLLTQASTLMSVQPEAPSPSQQSSGKVPPKIVFSDASKEAGPKALGTQSRAGAAPAAKAGKPEPDVKPKEVPKARVLCPLCKAEINVGSGEPPNYNACTTCRQQVCNMCGFNPTPHLVEKNEWLCLNCQTQRLLEGSLADPAPMPMPAPKQPASGSPRHQPPPAVPRAPAPPEPAAPPDRQPSPARSLRAPEQSPAPSPAPEKKPPAPAEEKPLPKAAPEPSPAPKGKSISTKPEGESKVGRAPPEAQRVKEQEDVGKPYPPDLSRSPQSLSDTGYSSDGISSSQSEITGLVQQEEEKLSGTGLAGQSPPSPSELTKLESSMRPLLEGQGAPAEPSKGSEQREEQRQRQRPRYLSITPEAFDSDEELEDILEEDEDSLEWENQREQRESMESSDEFGSKLRHDYVEDSSEGGFSPVPTHPKGREEVSDEEFMRRQILEMSAEEDNLEEEEEDGGYGRTKYSASKADAEKSKEPPLAKRHLPHGPSSLYKEERKELEAAEGDDMSTSQGGLRRFKTIELNSTTGYGREMEMSQDADTSLEREPELEMESLTGSPEERSRGEYSSTLPATTPSYTSGTSPTSISSLEEDSDSSPSRRQRLEEVKQQRKARHRSHGPLLPTIEDSSEEEELREEEELLREQEKMREVEQQRIRSTARKTKRDKEELRAQRRRERSKTPPSNLSPIEDASPTEELRQAAEMEELHRSSCSEYSPSIDSEAESFDAVASKLYKSGSEYNLPTFMSLYSPTEKVESGPSQPASKPLKSAEEAYEEMMRKAEMMQKQQIQQAQQGISYGSTYQQVGYRGTEGQNGFEYQYVDEYGYEGSPAHPSQPDYPGTLSKPGAVYEEILQTSQSIARMHQSSSFDLALEQGDKKKGQEEAYQEKHFLNAESAYAELMKQNGGPLTPGTSPTQLSAPVSFSASEGSKAVPDVQVTQHFAKEGQDRAKLQSAPAVPSPGPKPLTAPYAYSKGTSAVTTTAAGPASTAQIYSSPEATASPARSYGPVKSSISYGSQTEDVSRSKAAVETSVQMAREKLQAVSDSKPPPAKTYPFFKSSSPPLSPTSPTQSPTRAVPRVAVPPGPTTKSTAEFSTQTQSPLLAYDIPATTGTSASSPMVAQGTQTPHRAGSPRLARQQSSQDAPFMLITLAADAASQTKPPSSSASPTSSPTRTSRQLIPHGYGQEPEQPPGAYVRAQHGKEQAQKVPVTSGADSIAGLYGWGALPAENISLCRISSIPGTSRVEPGPKVPSGSAVDLRTALKSAPIIITDQGMDLTSLATEARKYCLTLDQIPSRQSTAIQPLIINLNAQEQPHAIIAAASTAGLAIASPMLISQPKQPVVYGDPFQSRMDFGQGTGSPVCLAQVKQVEQGVQTGAVRVSGAAGPTPAGKPEPAAPPQAKFSRYSLPSQMVKKDVLITQTSIAQSVSGLPQPFPQEQGSELYRAVPVELKTQSPLLALGGKKSQVMMVQVEDMAGGPVTKVLKEEPPANVLDLTGVKAESQVACCDMVYKFPFGSSCTGAFNPTSKMPEKKAGDAVPSRKAGGPLYGSREPELPETFPYREQPAPALYEEQKFYPTGTFGRLYSSMSDTNLSEIGMNYYPPKGDQPFPASEAAVDLSTMKHSYSVGFAEGGYLGQGLQYGSFSDLRQPTELLGHPLPMRRYSSASNIYSDYRYSPRGDLASFQESSLAHYSATTAREISRMCAALNSMDQYGGRHANGPDVLPYGPSSGSGGLAAQPGGAVAPKPGGMFNPNVPEARQGFGSLAQYNVPGMRLGAIRQMFPSSATVRAADGMIYSTINTPIASTLPITTQPASVLRPMLRGLYRPYGPAGVAAVPLASLARVPVITPRVPLAPQSLYRYPAPSRLPASSLMETPVYLGKPVSATAGTGPTAKAPAGPAAGLQRAEASGATPRAEGPAVGAKEGGQAAPLSKPPLEGMQREEREREEERQRKQQEHVLQLERERVELEKLRQLRLQEELERERAELQRHREKEQLLVQRELQELQCIKQQVLQQQQEERHAQLALQREQLAQQRLQLEHIHQLQHQLQQQLEEQKRQKSTFPSTAEPATRPPEGPTEAPRGPAHNGQGWPPPSQALPGGPEGAAGPRYPAPQRPLSSSASDMSLQAEEPWEPGRGIKKRNSMPRLRDAYEKEAARKTADSSVQTDEEDGEERYLLSRRRRSRRSTDCSVQTDEEDSGEWEQPVRRRRSRPSRHTEASAEGKADGATRCTASIGIQTISDCSVQTEPDQLLRVSPSIHITTHDPRVEIVKYISAPEKTQRGESLACQTEPEPPPQPGIVVPQLTVPTTITPYSTNMQMVSTGPLDPHAVRQQTLGKFEKKKPDPLEIGYQSHLPADSLSQLVTRQPPRSPQVLYSPVSPLSPHRLLESSFATSERLNKAHVPPQKHFADSAQRQQTLPRPIKTMQRSLSDPKPISPTSEEAGKDRFSLYQHPLLPGTQVGGLQSSPLARKVKRTLPSPPPEEPHVPLGSPATPQLYLGSLAPKAPPGAPVTKASLLKELDRDLKLVEHESTKLRKKQAELDEEEKEIDAKLKYLELGITQRKESLLKDRGTRDHPYLRGLADRRDYLSDSELHSLRLAAYDSASLRPAPAGQYPDFAAASYSAYPYPAPPGPPAFQPTHPQPPQFPAASTAQDSLQAAPLPAFASPSAFPAPGAAYTELGTPAQPGFRPQNPYQAQGAFAGTAGVPAAQPALFQSPSDTHQKPRQTSLAELEQKIPTNYEVIGTATSSSAVPDATFSAAAVSSGYEQYKAPEARPAERAGVTQGPSASFSSESLYTSLEQNIPRNYVMIEDISELTKESPAVDGQKAEPVGTGANGRHGKEKSELGDAEGSSRPCCYAKAEEESEEDIYDHHGPEHRGKNSYHRGVESNGRVSGSSAGSYYYGDGEYRHSSRADKHGSGVALPKHSSKNLAPAVVSSKRSKHRKQGMEQKISKFSPIEEAKDVESDLASYVVTTSVSSSNVASRAKKLQDEITYGLKKNVYEQQKYYGVSSRDLVDEEERVYSAGSRTRSSGYGLEKSSGRDTVSRSKSYEREGAERSQKGSSKPSSLSMSQSRGRAPVRTQPSEEESPISPLGKSVGGSRSAGGPGPQSSGDPCSQFCSSHSLPDVQEHIKDVPRNHSYKHEEGYGMDDSHCVVSDSEAYHLGQEETDWFDKPREVRSERVRHYGGHSSSQKRPPAKHTYHDYDELPDEDPWQHDDYPQHREHRHHGEYGRHAASSRHDEQPRRSAKQHPREPGRHEPRSHAPPTTTKKAQQPEPRAPAPYGPNASEYAPPSRPATHHHGAEPQKTPKTPQPHGTPTPAQKPEAPAPAQQPAGRQPQAGQQAVRQQPAARQAAQPAGSAQPRTQGPASSRPPQQQPGTGQAAGKAPATLHAQPGGHPGPQQKVEQTDASKPAVKVPQQLGRAPTAQPPGAAADSKVGPRAAGTRGPASTGTGQPGVEGESVFSKILPGGAAEQAGKLTEAVSAFGKKFTSFW, encoded by the exons AAAAACGAATGGCTGTGTCTGAACTGCCAAACGCAGCggctgctggaggggagccTGGCGGACCCTGCCCCGATGCCGATGCCTGCACCGAAGCAACCTGCGAGTGGCTCCCCCCGCCACCAGCCGCCGCCAGCCGTCCCCCGGGCACCGGCACCCCCCGAGCCGGCAGCGCCACCCGACCGCCAGCCCTCGCCCGCCAGGAGCCTGCGGGCGCCCGAACAGAgcccggcccccagccctgccccggaGAAGAAGCCCCCGGCGCCAGCAGAGGAGAAGCCGCTGCCCAAAGCTGCCCCAGAGCCTTCCCCAGCACCCAAAGGGAAGAGCATCAGCACAAAACCGGAGGGAGAGAGCAAGGTGGGACGGGCGCCTCCAGAGGCACAGAGGGTGAAGGAGCAGGAG GATGTGGGCAAGCCTTACCCCCCGGACCTGTCCCGCAGCCCCCAGAGCCTGAGCGACACCGGCTACTCCTCGGACGGCATCTCCAGCTCGCAGAGCGAGATCACGGGGCtggtgcagcaggaggaggagaagctgagcggcacggggctggcggggcagagccccccgagcccctcCGAGCTCAccaagctggagagcagcatgAGGCCATTGCTGGAGGGTCAGGGggccccagcagagcccagcaagGGCTCGGAGCAGCGGGAGGAGCAGCGACAGCGGCAGCGGCCCCGGTACCTCTCCATCACCCCCGAAGCCTTTGACTCGGACGAGGAGCTGGAGGATATCCTGGAGGAAGACGAGGACTCGCTGGAGTGGGAGAACCAGAGGGAGCAGCGGGAGAGCATGGAGTCTTCAGATGAGTTTGGCAGCAAGCTGCGGCACGACTACGTGGAGGACAGCAGCGAGGGGGGCTTCTCCCCAGTGCCCACCCACCCCAAGGGCCGGGAGGAGGTGAGCGACGAGGAGTTCATGCGGAGGCAGATCCTGGAGATGAGTGCAGAGGAGGACAACctcgaggaggaggaggaagacggGGGCTATGGGCGCACCAAGTACAGCGCCTCTAAAGCCGACgcagagaagagcaaagagCCTCCCTTGGCCAAGAGGCACCTGCCACACGGCCCCAGCAGCCTGTacaaggaggagaggaaggagctggaggcagcagagggCGACGACATGAGCACGTCCCAAGGGGGCCTGCGGCGCTTCAAGACCATTGAGCTGAACAGCACGACCGGCTACGGCAGGGAGATGGAGATGAGCCAGGATGCGGACACCAGCCTGGAGCGGGAGCCAGAGCTGGAGATGGAGAGCCTGACGGGCTCACCCGAGGAGCGCTCCCGCGGCGAGTACTCTTCCACCCTGCCGGCCACCACGCCCAGCTACACCTCGGGCACCTCGCCCACTTCCATCTCCTCCCTGGAGGAGGACAgtgacagcagccccagccgGCGGCAGCGGCTGGAGGAGgtgaagcagcagaggaaggctcGGCACCGCTCACATGGCCCTTTGCTGCCCACCATCGAGGACTCatcggaggaggaggagctgcgtgaggaagaggagctgctgcGGGAGCAGGAGAAGATGCGGGAGGTGGAGCAGCAGCGCATCCGGAGCACAGCACGCAAGACCAAGCGTGACAAGGAGGAGCTGAGGGCGCAGCGGAGGAGGGAGCGCTCCAAAACTCCCCCCAGCAACCTATCCCCCATCGAGGACGCCTCCCCCACTGAGGAGCTGCGGCAGGCAGCGGAGATGGAGGAGCTGCACcgctcctcctgctctgagtACTCACCCTCCATCGACTCGGAGGCTGAGAGCTTTGACGCCGTGGCCTCCAAGCTGTACAAGTCGGGCAGCGAGTACAACCTGCCCACCTTCATGTCGCTGTACTCCCCAACCGAGAAGGTGGAGAGCGGCCCCAGCCAGCCCGCCAGCAAGCCCCTCAAGAGCGCTGAGGAAGCCTACGAGGAGATGATGAGGAAGGCAGAGAtgatgcagaagcagcagatcCAGCAGGCCCAGCAGGGCATTTCCTATGGCAGCACCTACCAGCAGGTGGGGTACCGCGGCACCGAGGGGCAGAACGGCTTCGAGTACCAGTACGTGGATGAGTACGGGTATGAGGGCAGCCCCGCGCACCCCTCGCAGCCCGACTATCCGGGCACCCTGTCGAAGCCGGGTGCGGTGTACGAGGAGATCCTGCAGACCTCGCAGAGCATCGCCAGAATGCACCAGTCCTCCTCGTTTGACCTGGCTCTGGAGCAGggagacaaaaagaaagggCAGGAAGAAGCGTACCAGGAAAAGCACTTTCTGAACGCTGAGAGCGCGTATGCTGAGCTGATGAAGCAGAACGGGGGTCCCCTCACCCCTGGGACCAGCCCCACACAGCTTTCTGCTCCTGTCTCCTTTTCTGCCTCCGAGGGCAGCAAGGCCGTTCCTGATGTCCAGGTCACGCAGCATTTTGCAAAAGAAGGACAGGACCGGGCCAAGCTCCAGAGCgccccagcagtgcccagcccaGGTCCCAAGCCCCTGACAGCTCCTTACGCCTACAGCAAAGGTACCAGCGCAGTCACAACAACGGCAGCCGGCCCcgccagcacagcacagatcTACAGCTCTCCAGAGGCCACAGCTTCACCCGCCAGGAGCTACGGCCCAGTGAAGAGCTCCATCAGCTATGGCTCACAGACGGAGGATGTCTCCCGAAGCAAGGCAGCGGTTGAGACCAGCGTGCAAATGGCCAGAGAGAAGCTCCAAGCGGTGAGCGACAGCAAGCCCCCACCGGCCAAGACGTACCCATTCTTCAAAAGCTCCAGCCCCCCGCTCTCACCAACGTCTCCTACTCAGAGTCCCACCCgtgctgtccccagggtggCCGTGCCTCCTGGCCCCACCACCAAGTCCACTGCCGAGTTCTCCACACAGACGCAAAGCCCCCTCCTTGCCTATGACATCCCTGCCACCACTGGCacctctgcctcttcccccaTGGTGGCCCAAGGGACGCAGACGCCACACCGGGCAGGCTCGCCTCGCCTGGCCCGGCAGCAGTCCTCGCAGGACGCGCCCTTCATGCTGATCACGCTGGCGGCTGACGCAGCCAGCCAAACCAAGCCACCAAGCTCCTCTGCATCCCCCACCTCGTCTCCCACCAGGACGAGCCGGCAACTGATTCCACACGGGTACGGCCAGGAGCCGGAGCAACCGCCGGGTGCATACGTCCGGGCGCAGCACGGGAAGGAGCAAGCCCAGAAGGTGCCTGTGACTTCAGGTGCCGACAGCATCGCAGGGCTGTACGGCTGGGGAGCGCTCCCGGCAGAGAACATCTCGCTGTGCCGCATCTCCTCCATCCCCGGCACCTCCCGGGTCGAGCCGGGGCCCAAGGTGCCGAGTGGTAGTGCCGTGGACTTGCGAACTGCTCTGAAGTCCGCCCCCATCATCATAACAGACCAAGGCATGGATCTCACCTCCTTGGCCACCGAGGCCAGGAAGTACTGCCTGACCTTGGACCAGATCCCAAGCCGGCAGTCCACGGCCATCCAGCCCCTGATCATCAACCTCAAcgcccaggagcagccccatgCCATCATTGCAGCCGCCAGCACTGCCGGCCTCGCCATCGCCTCCCCGATGCTCATCTCCCAGCCCAAGCAGCCCGTGGTCTATGGAGACCCTTTCCAGAGCCGGATGGACTTTGGGCAGGGAACCGGCAGCCCGGTGTGCTTGGCGCAGGTGAAGCAGGTAGAGCAGGGCGTGCAGACGGGCGCGGTTAGAGTCAGCGGGGCAGCTGGCCCCACGCCTGCTGGCAAGCCCGAGCCGGCTGCTCCTCCCCAGGCGAAGTTCTCAAGGTACAGTTTGCCCAGCCAAATGGTGAAGAAGGATGTGCTCATCACGCAGACCAGTATCGCGCAGAGCGTCAGCGGCCTCCCTCAGCCGTTcccacaggagcagggctcGGAGCTGTACCGGGCAGTGCCAGTGGAGCTGAAGACCCAGAGCCCTCTCCTTGCCCTGGGAGGGAAGAAGTCCCAAGTGATGATGGTGCAGGTGGAGGACATGGCAGGCGGCCCGGTGACCAAAGTGCTGAAGGAAGAGCCCCCAGCCAATGTGCTGGACCTCACGGGTGTGAAGGCGGAGAGCCAGGTGGCCTGCTGTGACATGGTCTACAAGTTCCCCTTCGGCAGCAGCTGCACTGGTGCGTTCAACCCCACTTCCAAGATGCCGGAGAAGAAGGCTGGGGATGCGGTCCCCAGCAGGAAGGCTGGTGGGCCCCTCTATGGCAGCAGGGAGCCGGAACTGCCGGAGACCTTCCCGTACCGGGAGCAGCCAGCGCCTGCTCTCTACGAGGAGCAGAAGTTTTACCCCACCGGCACCTTTGGGAGGCTCTACTCCTCCATGTCAGACACCAACCTGTCCGAAATCGGGATGAACTACTACCCCCCAAAGGGGGACCAGCCCTTCCCTGCCAGTGAGGCTGCCGTGGACTTGAGCACCATGAAGCATTCCTACAGCGTCGGCTTTGCTGAGGGGGGGTACCTGGGCCAGGGGCTGCAGTACGGCTCCTTCTCCGACCTGCGCCagcccacagagctgctgggccACCCACTCCCCATGAGGAGGTACAGCTCGGCCTCCAATATCTACTCCGATTACCGCTACTCGCCCCGAGGGGACCTGGCCAGCTTCCAGGAGTCCAGCCTGGCCCACTACAGCGCCACGACTGCACGTGAGATCAGCCGCATGTGTGCTGCACTCAACTCCATGGACCAGTACGGGGGCCGGCATGCCAATGGCCCCGACGTGCTGCCCTACGGCCCCAGCAGCGGCAGCGGGGGGCTGGCAGCTCAGCCGGGGGGTGCCGTGGCCCCAAAACCCGGCGGGATGTTCAACCCTAATGTCCCCGAGGCACGGCAGGGCTTTGGCAGCCTGGCACAGTACAACGTGCCCGGCATGCGCCTGGGCGCCATCAGGCAGATGTTCCCATCCTCCGCCACCGTGCGGGCGGCTGACGGCATGATCTACTCCACCATCAACACTCCCATCGCCTCCACGCTGCCCATCACCACCCAACCAGCCTCTGTGCTGCGACCCATGCTGCGCGGGCTGTACCGACCCTACGGCCCGGCCGGCGTGGCCGCCGTCCctctggccagcctggccagggTGCCCGTCATCACCCCCCGCGTCCCACTGGCACCGCAGAGCCTCTACCGCTACCCGGCCCCCAGCCGCCTCCCGGCCTCCTCGCTGATGGAGACGCCCGTCTACCTGGGCAAGCCGGTCAGTGCCACGGCAGGCACTGGCCCCACCGCCAAagcccccgccggccccgctgctggcttgcagagagcagaggcCTCGGGGGCTACCCCCCGCGCCGAGGGGCCGGCAGTGGGCGCCAAGGAGGGTGGGCAGGCAGCCCCCTTGTCCAAGCCACCCTTGGAGGGGATGCAGCGGGAGGAGCGGGAGCGGGAGGAGGAGCGGCAGCGCAAGCAGCAGGAGcatgtgctgcagctggagcgGGAGCGCGTGGAGCTGGAGAAGCTGCGGCAGCTgcggctgcaggaggagctggagcgggAGCGCGCCGAGCTGCAGCGGCACCGGGAGAAGGAACAGCTGCTGGTGCagcgggagctgcaggagctgcagtgcatcaagcagcaggtgctgcagcagcagcaggaggagcggCACGCGCAACTGGCGCTGCAGCGGGAGCAGCTGGCCCAGCAGCGCCTCCAGCTCGAGCACAtccaccagctgcagcaccagctgcagcagcagctggaggagcagaagaggcagaagagcACCTTCCCCAGCACTGCCGAGCCTGCCACCCGCCCACCCGAGGGACCCACTGAGGCACCACGGGGCCCAGCGCACAACGGGCAGGGGTGGCCCCCACCCAGCCAAGCGCTGCCCGGGGGGCCGGAGGGTGCTGCCGGCCCCCGCTACCCTGCGCCACAGAGGCCTCTCAGCAGCTCAGCCTCGGACATGTCGCTACAAGCTGAGGAGCCCTGGGAGCCTGGCCGGGGCATCAAGAAAAGGAACTCGATGCCACGGCTGCGGGACGCCTACGAGAAGGAGGCGGCAAGGAAGACAGCAGACAGCAGCGTGCAGACGGACGAGGAGGATGGCGAGGAGCGGTACCTGCTGTCACGGCGGCGGCGGTCGCGGCGCAGCACTGACTGCAGCGTGCAGACGGACGAGGAGGACAGCGGGGAGTGGGAGCAGCCCGTGCGGCGCCGGCGCTCCCGGCCATCACGGCACACTGAGGCCAGCGCCGAGGGCAAGGCGGACGGCGCCACACGCTGCACGGCCAGCATCGGCATCCAGACCATCAGCGACTGTTCTGTGCAGACAGAGCCCGACCAGCTCCTCCGTGTTTCTCCCTCCATCCACATCACCACCCACGACCCCCGCGTGGAGATCGTCAAGTACATCTCGGCCCCGGAGAAGACGCAGCGGGGCGAGAGCCTCGCCTGCCAGACGGAGCCCGAgcctcccccccagcccggcaTTGTGGTGCCCCAGCTCACGGTGCCCACCACCATCACCCCTTACTCCACCAACATGCAGATGGTGAGCACGGGCCCCCTGGACCCCCATGCTGTCCGGCAGCAGACCCTGGGCAAGTTTGAGAAGAAGAAGCCAGACCCCCTGGAAATCGGGTACCAGTCCCATCTGCCAGCTGAttccctctcccagctggtgACCCGCCAGCCGCCCCGCTCTCCCCAGGTCCTCTActcccccgtgtcccccctgTCCCCGCACCGCCTCCTGGAGTCCTCCTTCGCCACCAGTGAGCGGCTTAACAAGGCTCACGTCCCGCCGCAGAAGCACTTCGCTGACTCGGCCCAGCGCCAGCAGACGCTGCCGCGCCCCATCAAGACCATGCAGCGCTCCCTGTCCGACCCCAAGCCCATCAGCCCCACCTCGGAGGAGGCCGGCAAGGACAGGTTCTCCCTCTACCAGCACCCGCTGCTCCCAGGCACCCAG GTGGGTGGGCTGCAGTCGAGCCCGCTGGCGCGCAAGGTGAAGCGCACGCTGCCCAGCCCGCCGCCTGAGGAGCCCCACGTGCCCCTGGGCAGCCCGGCCACCCCCCAGctctacctgggcagcctggcccccaaggccccccccggggcaccGGTCACCAAGGCCAGcctgctgaaggagctggacCGTGACCTGAAGCTGGTGGAGCACGAGTCCACGAAGCTGCGGAAGAAGCAGGCGGAGCTGGacgaggaggagaaggagatcGACGCCAAGCTGAAGTACCTGGAGCTGGGCATCACGCAGCGCAAGGAGTCGCTGCTGAAGGACCGGGGGACGCGGGACCACCCCTACCTGCGTGGCCTGGCCGACCGCCGGGACTACCTGTCAGACAGCGAGCTGCACAGCCTGCGCCTCGCCGCCTATGACAGCGCCAGCCtgcgccccgcgcccgccggcCAGTACCCCGACTTTGCTGCCGCCTCCTACAGCGCCTACCCCTacccggccccgccggggccCCCCGCCTTCCAGCCCAcgcacccgcagcccccccagtTCCCCGCTGCCAGCACCGCACAGGACAGCTTGCAGGCTGCCCCGTTGCCTGCCTTCGCCTCACCCAGCGCCTTCCCGGCCCCCGGGGCCGCATACACGGAGCTGGGCACACCGGCCCAGCCGGGATTCCGGCCCCAAAACCCCTACCAAGCCCAGGGCGCCTTCGCTGGCACAGCCGGTGTGCCTGCAGCGCAGCCCGCGCTCTTCCAGAGCCCGTCAGACACGCACCAGAAGCCGCGGCAGACCTCGCTGGCTGAGCTGGAGCAGAAGATCCCCACCAACTACGAGGTCATCGGCACGGCTACCAGCTCCTCCGCCGTCCCCGACGCCACCTTCAGCGCCGCAGCAGTGAGCAGTGGCTACGAGCAGTACAAGGCACCCGAGGCCCGTccagctgagagagctggagtcACGCAGGGCCCGTCAGCCAGCTTCTCCTCTGAATCCCTCTACACCAGCCTGGAGCAGAACATCCCCCGTAACTACGTGATGATCGAGGACATCAGCGAACTCACCAAGGAGAGCCCAGCAGTGGATGGGCAGAAAGCGGAGCCGGTGGGCACGGGCGCCAACGGCCGCCACGGCAAAGAGAAGAGTGAGCTGGGGGATGCCGAGGGCTCCAGCCGGCCCTGCTGCTATGCCAAAGCAGAGGAGGAGTCCGAGGAGGATATTTATGACCACCACGGCCCCGAGCATCGTGGGAAGAACAGCTACCACCGGGGTGTGGAGAGCAACGGCAGGGTGTCGGGGAGCTCTGCGGGCTCCTACTACTACGGGGATGGTGAGTACCGGCACTCCTCGCGAGCGGACAAGCATGGCTCCGGCGTGGCACTGCCAAAGCATTCGTCCAAGAATCTGGCACCCGCCGTCGTCTCCTCTAAGCGCAGCAAGCACAGGAAGCAGGGCATGGAGCAGAAGATCTCCAAGTTCTCTCCCATAGAAGAAGCCAAAGACGTGGAGTCAGACCTGGCCTCCTACGTTGTGACAACATCggtcagcagcagcaatgtgGCCTCCAGGGCCAAGAAGCTGCAGGACGAGATTACCTATGGCCTCAAGAAGAATGTCTACGAGCAGCAGAAGTACTATGGCGTGTCCAGCCGGGACCTGGTGGACGAGGAGGAGCGGGTCtactctgctggcagcagaactCGCTCCTCTGGCTATGGGCTGGAGAAGTCCTCTGGCCGTGACACAGTCAGCCGGAGCAAGTCCTACGAGCGGGAGGGCGCAGAGAGGTCCCAGAAGGGCAGCTCCAAACCCTCATCCCTCAGCATGAGCCAGAGCCGGGGACGAGCTCCGGTCCGCACTCAGCCCTCGGAGGAGGAGAGCCCCATCAGCCCCCTGGGGAAGTCAGTGGGGGGGTCACGTTCGGCGGGGGGCCCTGGCCCACAGTCATCGGGGGACCCCTGCTCCCAGTTCTGCTCCAGCCACTCGTTGCCTGATGTGCAAGAGCACATCAAAGATGTGCCAAGGAACCACTCGTACAAGCATGAGGAGGGCTACGGCATGGATGATTCCCATTGCGTTGTCTCGGACAGTGAAG CCTATCATTTGGGTCAGGAGGAGACAGACTGGTTTGATAAGCCCAGGGAGGTGCGGTCAGAGCGGGTAAGGCACTACGGCGGCCACTCTTCCTCGCAGAAGAGACCCCCGGCTAAGCACACCTACCACGACTATGATGAGCTGCCCGACGAGGACCCGTGGCAGCACGACGACTACCCCCAGCACCGTGAGCACCGGCACCATGGCGAGTACGGGCGCCACGCTGCCTCCTCCCGCCACGACGAGCAGCCGCGCCGCTCGGCCAAGCAGCACCCGCGGGAGCCTGGCCGCCACGAGCCCCGCAGCCACGCGCCGCCAACCACCACCAAGAAGGCGCAGCAGCCCGAGCCCCGCGCCCCAGCACCGTATGGCCCCAACGCCTCCGAGTACGCCCCACCGTCACGGCCCGCCACGCACCACCACGGTGCCGAGCCCCAGAAGACGCCGAAGACGCCGCAGCCGCACGGGACGCCCACCCCGGCGCAGAAGCCAGAGGCACCAGCACCCGCACAGCAGCCGGCGGGCAGGCAGCCGCAGGCTGGGCAGCAGGCAGTTCGGCAGCAGCCGGCAGCGAGGCAGGCTGCCCAGCCGGCGGGCTCGGCACAGCCCAGGACACAGGGACCCGCCTCGTCCCggccaccacagcagcagccagggacaggccaggctgcagggaaggcaCCGGCCACGCTGCACGCACAGCCGGGTGGGCACCCAGGGCCACAG CAGAAAGTGGAGCAGACAGACGCGTCCAAACCCGCGGTGAAGGTGCcgcagcagctggggagagcGCCCACGGCTcagcccccaggagcagcag CAGACAGCAAGGTTGGGCCGAGGGCAGCCGGGACCCGTGGCCCCGCCAGCACAGGCACAGGGCAGCCTGGGGTGGAAGGAGAGAGCGTTTTCTCCAAAATCCTGCCGGGAGGGGCAGCAGAACAAGCAGGCAAACTGACTGAAG CGGTGTCAGCTTTTGGCAAGAAATTCACTTCGTTCTGGTGA